The following are encoded together in the Mesotoga sp. Brook.08.105.5.1 genome:
- a CDS encoding ABC transporter substrate-binding protein: MKLGFKTFLVIFVSVVLIAGTAFSVTNLRFFFPVQVAGALAVLMDEVVADFNSEHPDIFVEPIYSGNYDQTMQKAVTAAQGKNPPDVALLLAIDIFSLLDMNLIEDMDQFMVGEDANFTEPFYAGFLENSMIDGVTWSIPFQRSTPIFYYNKDHFREVGLDPENPPKTWAELLEAAKKLTVKDSRGNVTRWGFEDITDDTWTIQAWILQAGGKYANETGTESYFDTPEVAKAVEQWTYMTNVERVMPRHRSYGAASQDFVAGAASMMYNSTGSLSFVKSSATFDFGVAPLPGEAKKAVPTGGGNLYIFKGIPEENKEAAWTFVKWLSKPENSARWSIGTGYIPVRKDAFETEALKEFAEGFPYILVARDQLDVARREMAFHSNSQIREVFLTTLQNILDERVSISAGLKQLQEEVEMILAPYKK, encoded by the coding sequence ATGAAACTCGGTTTCAAGACTTTCTTAGTGATCTTTGTTTCAGTTGTGCTTATTGCAGGAACAGCATTTTCGGTAACCAACCTTAGATTCTTCTTTCCCGTTCAGGTAGCCGGAGCGCTTGCCGTTCTAATGGATGAAGTCGTTGCAGACTTCAACAGCGAGCATCCAGACATCTTCGTCGAGCCGATTTACAGCGGAAATTACGACCAGACAATGCAGAAGGCTGTAACAGCCGCTCAGGGAAAGAATCCGCCAGATGTTGCTCTTCTTCTCGCCATCGACATCTTCTCGCTTCTTGACATGAATCTTATCGAAGACATGGATCAGTTCATGGTGGGAGAAGACGCGAACTTCACAGAACCTTTCTATGCCGGGTTCCTCGAGAATTCGATGATCGACGGCGTTACATGGAGCATACCGTTCCAGAGAAGCACCCCGATCTTCTACTACAACAAGGACCACTTTAGAGAAGTGGGGCTAGATCCCGAAAATCCCCCGAAAACCTGGGCGGAATTGCTTGAGGCAGCCAAAAAACTCACCGTCAAGGATTCGCGCGGCAACGTTACTCGCTGGGGCTTCGAAGACATTACAGACGATACATGGACAATTCAGGCATGGATTCTTCAGGCCGGCGGGAAGTACGCCAATGAAACGGGAACGGAGTCGTACTTCGACACGCCCGAGGTAGCAAAGGCTGTCGAACAGTGGACCTACATGACTAATGTCGAGAGAGTAATGCCAAGGCACCGAAGCTATGGAGCCGCATCCCAGGACTTCGTTGCCGGTGCAGCATCGATGATGTACAACTCTACCGGTAGTCTCAGTTTCGTAAAGAGCTCGGCCACATTTGATTTTGGAGTGGCCCCGCTTCCTGGAGAAGCCAAGAAAGCAGTTCCAACGGGAGGTGGAAACCTCTACATCTTCAAAGGAATTCCCGAAGAGAACAAGGAAGCCGCATGGACCTTCGTCAAGTGGCTCAGCAAACCGGAGAACTCGGCGAGGTGGAGCATCGGGACGGGATACATACCGGTTCGCAAAGACGCCTTCGAAACTGAGGCTCTTAAGGAGTTCGCGGAGGGATTCCCCTACATTCTGGTGGCAAGAGATCAACTTGATGTTGCTAGAAGGGAGATGGCCTTCCACAGTAACTCGCAGATTAGGGAGGTTTTCTTGACAACTCTTCAGAATATCCTCGATGAGAGAGTGTCGATCTCCGCAGGGCTTAAACAGTTGCAGGAAGAAGTCGAAATGATTCTTGCTCCTTATAAGAAGTAA
- a CDS encoding carbohydrate ABC transporter permease, with translation MTKRGRTTKWVSIALMIVFAVILAFPLYWIVVTAFKEPTEVFSMIPKWLPEKWTLDNFKEVFNIIPFGRYYFNTILYAFGLLAVQLVTVTLAAYAFARMEFRFKKILFMILLVQLMIAPQTLIVPNYLTISNMGLLDTKTAIALPYVASAIGVFLLRQGFAAIPRELEEAATIDGCGTFRFMISIAIPLLKPTYLAFTLISVTYHWNEFFWPLIVTDSVKARTLTVGLAMLAEASESAAAWTLLMAATLLVILPLIVFFAIFQKAFISSFMQSGMKG, from the coding sequence ATGACAAAAAGAGGAAGAACGACTAAGTGGGTCTCGATCGCGTTAATGATAGTCTTTGCCGTGATTCTCGCTTTCCCGCTCTATTGGATAGTCGTTACGGCCTTCAAAGAACCTACTGAAGTCTTTTCGATGATTCCAAAGTGGCTTCCCGAAAAATGGACTCTAGACAACTTCAAAGAGGTCTTCAACATAATCCCCTTCGGGAGGTATTATTTCAACACGATTCTCTATGCCTTCGGACTTCTCGCAGTGCAACTTGTAACAGTAACTCTCGCCGCATACGCGTTCGCCAGAATGGAATTCAGATTCAAGAAGATTCTCTTCATGATTCTGCTTGTGCAGCTCATGATCGCTCCACAGACGCTCATAGTTCCGAACTACTTGACGATCAGCAATATGGGCCTGCTAGATACGAAGACTGCCATTGCGCTTCCGTATGTGGCCTCTGCAATCGGCGTCTTCTTGCTGAGACAGGGCTTCGCAGCAATCCCGAGAGAACTAGAAGAGGCGGCGACTATTGACGGCTGCGGAACCTTCAGGTTCATGATCTCGATAGCCATCCCGCTGCTTAAACCGACCTATCTTGCCTTTACGCTCATAAGCGTGACCTATCACTGGAACGAATTTTTCTGGCCCTTGATAGTTACAGACAGCGTCAAAGCTCGCACATTGACCGTTGGCCTTGCGATGCTTGCGGAGGCCTCAGAAAGTGCGGCTGCCTGGACTTTGTTGATGGCAGCGACCTTGCTTGTTATACTGCCACTAATTGTCTTTTTCGCTATTTTCCAGAAGGCATTTATATCAAGCTTCATGCAATCCGGAATGAAGGGGTGA
- a CDS encoding sugar ABC transporter permease encodes MKTKTKKKILPWIFIAPTFFFLGMFTYYPAFRSLFLSFMRMNMATPEPVFTGLDNFKRAFSTPLFWQVAGNNLFYAFVTVPITMALALALALLVNQKIIGSSFFKTAYFYPNVIPMAAASMIWLYIFLPGYGFLNYILGKIGIPSIEWVSDSRFAMWALIIVAIWKNAGYYMVIFLGGLQQLPTEIYEVATIDGASAWRKFWKITWPLLSPTTFFAFIIAVINSFQAVDQIYLMTRGGPANTTNMFVYYIYQVAFKYWDFGYASALTVILLVLLLIFTMLAFFFMERRVFYESGERL; translated from the coding sequence TTGAAGACGAAAACGAAAAAGAAAATTCTGCCGTGGATTTTCATAGCGCCGACATTCTTTTTCCTTGGCATGTTTACATACTACCCGGCATTCAGGTCTCTCTTTCTGAGTTTCATGAGAATGAATATGGCAACGCCGGAGCCGGTATTCACGGGCCTCGACAATTTCAAGAGAGCCTTCTCGACTCCCCTGTTCTGGCAGGTAGCTGGGAACAATCTCTTCTATGCATTTGTGACAGTCCCCATAACCATGGCTCTGGCGTTGGCTCTTGCACTTCTGGTGAATCAGAAAATTATCGGAAGCTCTTTCTTTAAGACGGCTTACTTCTACCCCAACGTCATACCGATGGCCGCCGCATCGATGATCTGGCTTTACATATTCCTTCCTGGATACGGTTTCCTAAACTACATTCTCGGGAAGATCGGCATACCCAGTATTGAATGGGTAAGCGACAGCAGGTTCGCTATGTGGGCTTTGATCATTGTTGCCATCTGGAAGAACGCTGGATATTATATGGTCATATTCCTCGGCGGGCTGCAGCAGTTACCGACAGAAATCTATGAGGTCGCTACGATAGACGGTGCCTCTGCCTGGCGCAAATTCTGGAAGATAACCTGGCCCTTGCTATCACCGACAACATTCTTCGCATTCATAATCGCGGTAATAAACTCCTTCCAGGCGGTCGATCAGATCTATCTCATGACGAGAGGCGGTCCGGCAAACACTACGAACATGTTTGTCTACTACATCTATCAGGTGGCCTTCAAGTACTGGGACTTCGGATATGCCTCGGCACTGACCGTGATACTCCTTGTGCTCTTGTTGATATTCACAATGCTCGCCTTCTTCTTCATGGAAAGGAGAGTCTTCTATGAATCGGGTGAGAGACTATGA